One window from the genome of Acinetobacter sp. LoGeW2-3 encodes:
- a CDS encoding YdcF family protein: MDKAHWMVRIVQIVSVLFVLLALFMVFLYSPFYSHLVVKGLNYFVPVEVNQIAAESQKQASLSVNETLEPGSELWIARQAYLKVMEEDISKNQSQNLSLIQARYKALQQLLEDEREAEAEKSEQQKVQVPLLVTETEADDDIEQDALPELLSLSSDENAAQMEQFVEFLKSYDIEQHQENIAQMSNVEFAEDLETLNHDQAQPVQDGISKPYAIVVLGGGLTLHENGKDIIVNDYTRLRLEKTLEVEKQYDLPIVLSGVEAPYMQRWLQAYDVDAKLLEDRSMNTCENSRFSSLLLQKKGGAPTVILITDRYHMPRTRRLFALNGIQTIPVEAPMPSTLTAWRPSVKNYDHSRRANYELLATLRDVWFGSSDCREVP; the protein is encoded by the coding sequence ATGGATAAAGCACACTGGATGGTTCGAATAGTTCAAATAGTCTCTGTACTATTTGTGCTGCTTGCACTGTTCATGGTCTTTCTTTATTCGCCTTTTTATTCGCATCTGGTGGTTAAAGGCCTGAACTATTTCGTTCCGGTTGAAGTCAATCAGATTGCTGCTGAAAGCCAGAAACAGGCATCTTTAAGTGTCAATGAAACACTGGAGCCGGGTTCTGAGTTGTGGATTGCGCGCCAAGCCTATCTCAAAGTCATGGAAGAAGATATTTCCAAGAATCAGTCACAGAATTTGTCCCTGATACAGGCACGGTATAAAGCTTTACAGCAGTTACTTGAAGATGAGCGTGAGGCTGAAGCAGAAAAATCTGAACAGCAAAAAGTTCAGGTGCCTTTGCTGGTGACTGAAACAGAAGCAGATGATGACATTGAACAAGATGCTCTTCCTGAACTATTGAGTTTAAGCAGTGATGAAAATGCTGCCCAGATGGAGCAGTTTGTGGAATTCCTGAAAAGCTACGATATTGAGCAGCATCAGGAAAATATCGCGCAGATGAGCAATGTTGAATTTGCCGAAGACCTTGAGACTTTGAATCATGATCAAGCCCAGCCAGTTCAGGATGGAATATCTAAACCTTATGCCATTGTAGTTCTGGGTGGTGGTTTGACCCTGCATGAAAATGGCAAAGATATCATCGTTAATGACTATACCCGTCTGCGTCTTGAAAAAACTTTAGAAGTTGAAAAGCAGTATGATCTACCGATTGTATTAAGCGGTGTAGAAGCGCCCTATATGCAGCGCTGGTTACAGGCCTATGATGTAGATGCCAAATTGCTTGAAGACCGCAGTATGAACACCTGTGAGAATTCCCGCTTTAGCTCGTTACTGTTACAGAAGAAGGGTGGAGCACCTACGGTGATCCTGATTACGGACCGCTATCATATGCCACGAACCCGCCGTCTGTTCGCGCTAAACGGTATCCAGACCATTCCAGTGGAAGCTCCAATGCCAAGTACACTCACCGCATGGCGTCCAAGTGTGAAAAACTATGACCATAGCCGACGGGCTAACTATGAACTCTTAGCAACACTGCGAGATGTGTGGTTTGGATCAAGTGACTGTCGGGAGGTACCTTAA
- a CDS encoding alpha/beta hydrolase, translated as MSDIPFLNPTILKQLELPVPNRESTPQLLQPLNLNRDMQPTLELQAYQKLYGFDLLNAKHWQGYVQMPLFKLHVQVFEPDLTESRFDKIQGTVFLLHGYLEHSGIYQPIVKELLEEGFSVLTFDLPGHGLSNGSSANIQNFDHYQQVLHAVHRYVRHATQLPKPWLGIGQSTGGAIWMHHLLEFAERRENPFVDRVLLLSPLIRPAKTAWWHNSVGLGIIRRIKREVPRHFRRNNHNPEFLRFVRLKDPLQPRMMGMDWILAMSRWMQQMEDRPACRIPVWLAQGAQDQTVDWRYNIEFIRRKFRLQTLLMLEEGSHQLINERADIRAALTGLIPAFLHAQGGRAYY; from the coding sequence ATGTCAGATATCCCATTTTTAAACCCGACGATCCTGAAACAGCTGGAATTACCGGTTCCCAATCGGGAGAGTACGCCACAGCTGCTGCAACCGCTGAATCTGAATCGGGATATGCAGCCTACACTGGAATTACAGGCGTATCAGAAACTGTATGGCTTTGACCTGCTGAATGCCAAACACTGGCAAGGCTATGTGCAGATGCCATTGTTCAAGCTGCATGTACAGGTATTTGAGCCTGATCTGACTGAAAGCCGCTTTGATAAAATTCAGGGTACCGTGTTCTTGTTGCATGGTTATCTGGAACATAGCGGGATCTATCAGCCAATTGTCAAAGAATTGCTAGAAGAAGGGTTTAGCGTCCTGACTTTTGACTTGCCGGGACATGGCCTGAGTAATGGCTCATCTGCCAATATCCAGAACTTTGACCATTACCAGCAGGTATTGCATGCGGTGCATCGTTATGTACGTCATGCGACTCAATTACCGAAACCTTGGCTGGGCATTGGACAAAGTACTGGTGGTGCGATCTGGATGCATCATTTGCTGGAATTTGCTGAACGCCGTGAAAATCCGTTTGTAGATCGTGTATTGCTACTATCTCCTTTAATTCGTCCAGCCAAAACAGCCTGGTGGCATAATTCTGTGGGTCTTGGCATTATTCGTCGGATCAAACGTGAAGTGCCACGTCATTTCAGACGTAATAACCATAATCCTGAATTCTTGCGTTTTGTCCGACTTAAAGACCCATTACAGCCACGCATGATGGGTATGGACTGGATTCTGGCAATGTCACGCTGGATGCAGCAGATGGAAGATCGTCCAGCTTGCCGTATCCCGGTATGGTTGGCGCAGGGGGCACAGGATCAGACGGTAGACTGGCGTTATAACATCGAGTTCATTCGACGTAAATTCCGCTTACAGACACTGTTGATGCTCGAAGAAGGCTCTCATCAGCTGATTAATGAACGTGCTGACATTCGTGCAGCACTGACAGGTCTGATTCCCGCCTTCCTGCATGCCCAAGGTGGACGTGCCTATTATTAA
- the murB gene encoding UDP-N-acetylmuramate dehydrogenase → MQIQTQVQLKPFNTLSLDAVASHYCKIQSTDDLIQALEFAKQQQLNILILSGGSNMLLPEQIHALVLHMNIQGIELLDADDQVQRLCVGSGQVWHDFVLWTTQQGFYGLQNLALIPGLVGASPVQNIGAYGVEVGEFIESVEVYDRENHTFSLITAADCDFAYRHSIFKDHPGRYIITHVIFRLLKQPQLKLNYGDLKTAVGDEQTPENLERQVIQIRQSKLPDPKDYPNVGSFFKNPIVDLQFFDQIAQQFPNLPHYPQPNNQVKMAAGWLIDQSGWKGKQLGSVGMFHKQALVLVNYANASLKDVRATYQAVQADVREKFGVLLEPEPVLFGEDGLIRSHQD, encoded by the coding sequence ATGCAAATCCAAACACAGGTTCAACTTAAACCTTTTAATACCCTCAGTCTGGATGCAGTTGCATCACATTACTGCAAAATTCAATCAACTGATGACCTGATTCAGGCACTAGAATTCGCCAAACAGCAACAGCTAAATATCCTGATTCTCTCGGGTGGCAGCAATATGCTATTACCGGAACAGATTCATGCCCTCGTGCTGCATATGAATATTCAAGGCATTGAACTTCTAGATGCTGATGATCAAGTGCAACGCCTTTGCGTTGGTAGCGGTCAGGTCTGGCATGATTTTGTACTGTGGACGACGCAACAAGGTTTTTATGGTCTGCAAAATCTAGCCTTGATTCCAGGTCTGGTAGGTGCTTCACCAGTACAGAATATTGGTGCTTATGGGGTAGAAGTCGGTGAATTCATCGAAAGCGTTGAAGTCTATGACCGTGAAAATCACACTTTCAGTTTAATCACAGCTGCTGATTGTGACTTTGCCTACCGTCATAGTATTTTCAAGGATCATCCAGGCCGATACATCATCACCCATGTAATTTTCCGCCTGTTAAAACAGCCACAATTGAAGCTCAATTATGGTGACCTGAAAACAGCAGTGGGTGATGAACAGACCCCAGAAAATCTGGAACGTCAGGTGATTCAGATCCGTCAGAGCAAATTGCCTGATCCTAAAGATTATCCCAATGTCGGCAGTTTCTTTAAAAATCCAATAGTTGATTTACAATTCTTTGACCAAATTGCTCAACAATTCCCGAATTTACCTCATTATCCGCAGCCGAATAATCAAGTTAAAATGGCAGCCGGCTGGCTAATTGACCAAAGTGGATGGAAAGGCAAACAGCTGGGTTCGGTCGGTATGTTCCATAAGCAGGCGCTGGTGCTAGTGAATTATGCCAATGCCTCGCTCAAGGATGTCCGTGCCACCTATCAGGCTGTACAGGCCGATGTTCGGGAAAAATTTGGTGTTCTGCTTGAGCCGGAACCGGTTTTATTTGGTGAAGATGGCCTGATCAGATCACATCAGGATTAA
- a CDS encoding iron-containing alcohol dehydrogenase — protein sequence MQRFQFQTVPNIIAGLGTIRELHQILQKGKYVRVLLVTDQGMIAQNLHEEILYIINEAGLDYAIYADVQADPPEHIVADAVSFARQEQIDVVIGFGGGSSLDVAKIIAVLSNPQQSQCLNELYGIDQVEGPRLPLILIPTTAGTGSEVTPISIVTTGEITKTGIVSPFLFADTAILDATLTRGLPRHITAATGIDAMVHAIEAYTSKIKKNPYSDMLAKQALKLLNNNLSRVLEDGDDLEARQNMLVGSMLAGQAFANAPVGAVHALAYPLGGHFHLSHGHSNAIVLTEVLKFNAPAAKQKYAELMTWLDPYSKGCHDGLTDLFIDHFNNHLERSGLPLKLGQLDIPEHMLMLLAEDAMKQTRLLQNNPRDMTVEDALQIYQAIYV from the coding sequence ATGCAAAGATTTCAATTCCAGACTGTTCCCAACATCATTGCCGGACTGGGCACGATACGTGAGCTGCACCAAATTCTACAGAAAGGTAAATATGTACGTGTGTTGCTGGTGACCGACCAAGGCATGATTGCGCAGAATCTGCATGAGGAAATTTTATACATTATCAATGAAGCAGGTCTGGATTATGCGATCTATGCCGATGTACAAGCCGACCCACCGGAACATATTGTGGCGGATGCGGTTTCCTTCGCCCGTCAGGAACAGATTGATGTGGTGATTGGCTTTGGTGGCGGTAGTTCACTCGATGTCGCTAAGATTATTGCTGTTTTGAGCAATCCACAGCAAAGCCAATGTCTGAATGAGCTATATGGTATAGATCAGGTTGAAGGCCCACGTCTCCCCCTGATCCTGATTCCAACGACGGCAGGCACCGGTTCGGAAGTCACGCCTATCTCGATTGTGACTACAGGTGAAATCACTAAAACTGGAATTGTTTCCCCATTTTTATTCGCTGATACTGCAATTTTAGATGCAACGCTTACCCGAGGCTTACCGCGACATATCACCGCAGCCACCGGCATCGATGCTATGGTTCATGCCATCGAAGCCTATACCTCCAAAATCAAGAAAAATCCTTATTCAGATATGCTGGCTAAACAGGCTTTGAAGCTCCTAAACAATAACCTGTCTCGTGTCCTAGAAGATGGTGATGATCTAGAAGCACGTCAGAATATGCTGGTCGGTTCGATGCTCGCTGGTCAGGCATTTGCCAATGCGCCAGTCGGTGCTGTACATGCGCTTGCTTATCCACTCGGCGGACATTTCCATTTGTCTCATGGGCATAGTAATGCCATTGTGCTAACGGAAGTACTGAAATTTAATGCGCCTGCAGCCAAACAGAAATATGCCGAACTGATGACCTGGCTCGATCCTTACAGTAAAGGCTGTCATGATGGCTTAACCGACCTATTCATTGACCATTTTAATAATCATCTAGAACGCAGCGGTTTGCCTTTGAAACTTGGTCAGCTGGATATTCCTGAACATATGCTGATGCTACTGGCAGAAGATGCCATGAAACAAACACGTCTATTGCAAAATAACCCGCGTGATATGACGGTTGAAGATGCCTTGCAGATCTATCAGGCGATTTATGTCTAA
- a CDS encoding low molecular weight protein-tyrosine-phosphatase yields MSSRTPYKVLCVCLGNICRSPTAEVVLRHYCDVHNLNIMVDSAGTSNYHPGKAPDLRSQEHALKRGYDLSALRARQLTLQDFLDFDLILAMDEDNLSDILALQKRAKDALGQLRAEVALMSEYDLDYPKQAVPDPYYGGAAGFERVLNQCESSSLAWINIFKMQQKRA; encoded by the coding sequence ATGTCATCCAGAACGCCATATAAGGTGTTATGTGTTTGTTTGGGAAATATTTGTCGTTCTCCCACGGCAGAAGTGGTCCTCAGACATTATTGCGATGTACATAATCTCAATATCATGGTCGATTCGGCGGGAACCAGTAATTATCACCCGGGCAAAGCACCCGATTTGCGCAGTCAGGAACATGCTTTGAAGCGTGGTTATGATCTATCCGCATTGCGTGCCCGTCAGCTGACTCTTCAGGATTTCCTTGATTTTGATCTGATTCTTGCAATGGATGAAGATAATCTCAGTGATATTCTTGCGCTTCAGAAACGTGCCAAAGATGCACTTGGTCAATTACGTGCCGAAGTCGCCCTGATGAGCGAATATGATCTTGACTATCCAAAACAGGCTGTACCTGATCCTTATTATGGCGGTGCAGCTGGTTTTGAACGCGTGCTGAATCAGTGTGAATCCAGCAGTCTGGCGTGGATCAATATTTTTAAAATGCAACAAAAACGAGCTTAA
- a CDS encoding acyl-CoA thioesterase has translation MSKATIKTREQYNFFFSIQTRWADNDLYGHVNNVTYYSYFDTAANALLIQHTGFDPRTSPNIGLVVNSSCQFNQELSYPEVIEVGVNIAKLGGSSLTYDLAIFKQGHDQAAAQGSFVHVFVDRQTRKSTPISNEMRDALCPFIRSSCAI, from the coding sequence ATGAGCAAAGCAACTATCAAAACGCGTGAGCAATATAATTTTTTCTTTAGTATCCAGACCCGCTGGGCGGATAATGATCTGTATGGGCATGTCAATAATGTCACCTATTACAGCTATTTTGACACTGCGGCCAATGCCCTACTGATCCAACATACTGGGTTTGATCCACGGACGTCTCCTAATATCGGACTAGTCGTGAATTCTAGCTGTCAGTTTAATCAGGAGCTGTCCTATCCTGAAGTGATTGAGGTTGGTGTAAATATTGCTAAGCTCGGAGGTTCTTCCCTGACGTATGATCTGGCCATCTTTAAGCAAGGTCATGATCAAGCCGCAGCTCAAGGCAGTTTTGTACATGTTTTTGTCGATCGCCAGACACGAAAAAGCACCCCAATTTCCAATGAAATGCGGGATGCTTTATGTCCGTTTATACGGAGCAGCTGTGCAATCTAG